One uncultured Flavobacterium sp. genomic window carries:
- a CDS encoding SDR family oxidoreductase has protein sequence MKTIFITGASSGLGKATAKLFQAKGWNVIATMRTPEKETELSSLKNVTLLPLDVTNYDQIQNTVQKAIALSDIDIVFNNAGYGLIGPLESFNDDQITKQLNTNLLGVIRVTNAFIPYFRERKSGLFISTTSIGGLISFPLGSVYHATKWGLEGWSESMAYELNPFGINIKTVSPGGIKTEFLHGSLDTGVKPEYQAMADKMFENVDAMFEMASTPEQIAYVVYEAATDGKTKLRYVAGEDAKALYQQRLEQGDEVFRASFGKQFLGA, from the coding sequence ATGAAAACTATTTTTATCACAGGCGCTTCTTCAGGATTAGGAAAAGCTACAGCAAAATTATTTCAAGCAAAAGGATGGAACGTAATCGCAACAATGAGAACTCCAGAAAAGGAAACAGAACTTTCTAGTTTAAAAAATGTAACGCTGTTACCTTTAGACGTTACGAATTATGACCAAATACAAAACACGGTTCAAAAAGCTATTGCATTAAGCGATATTGATATCGTGTTTAATAATGCAGGTTACGGATTAATTGGTCCTCTTGAAAGCTTTAATGACGATCAAATCACAAAGCAGTTAAACACAAATTTATTAGGTGTAATTCGTGTTACAAATGCTTTTATTCCGTATTTCAGAGAAAGAAAAAGCGGCTTATTTATCTCAACTACTTCTATTGGCGGATTGATTTCTTTTCCTTTAGGATCTGTTTATCACGCAACAAAATGGGGATTAGAAGGCTGGAGCGAAAGCATGGCGTATGAGTTAAATCCTTTTGGAATAAACATTAAAACGGTTTCTCCGGGTGGTATCAAAACAGAATTCCTTCACGGTTCACTTGACACCGGAGTTAAACCTGAATATCAGGCAATGGCAGACAAAATGTTTGAAAATGTGGATGCAATGTTTGAAATGGCATCGACTCCGGAACAAATTGCCTATGTTGTTTATGAAGCCGCTACAGACGGAAAAACTAAACTGAGATATGTAGCCGGAGAAGACGCAAAAGCACTTTACCAACAAAGACTTGAACAAGGTGACGAAGTATTTCGTGCTTCATTTGGCAAACAGTTTTTGGGAGCATAA
- the dnaE gene encoding DNA polymerase III subunit alpha has product MYLIFDTETTGLPKRWDAPITDSDNWPRCIQIAWQLHDEMGQLIEHQDYLVKPEGFNIPYDAERIHGISTELAEADGISLAEVLEKFNIALSKTKFIVGQNLGFDVNIMGAEFHRMGVESQMSSMPVLDTCTEVTASLLQLPGGRGGKFKLPTLTELHSYLFDKPFAEAHNATADVEATTRCFLELVRREVFTKEELDVPKDYFREFQDRNPQEFKLIGLKHINLKAASDKIREQLKALESDGKETTVSHADREDFKAAKYAHLHNHTQFSVLQSTIGIGNIVAATAKNGMPAVAMTDTGNMMGAFHFVSAVMNHNKAASGKNKALVEAGEEPTETEMKPIVGCEFNVCDNHLDKSKKDNGNQVVLLAKNKNGYHNLAKMSSIAFTNGFYYVPRIDRKIIEQYKEDIMVLSGNLYGEIPSKILNIGENQAEEALVWWKEQFGDDFYLEIMRHNQEDENRVNKTLIEFSKKHDVKLIATNNTYYLNKEDANAHDILLCVKDGEKQATPIGRGRGYRYGLPNQEYYYKSGDEMKKLFADLPDSIINIQEIVDKVEIYSLYRDVLLPKFDIPEEFVVVEDEADGGVRGENKYLRHLTMVGAKKRYGEITESIQERLDFELLTISNSGYPGYFLIVQDFIAEARNMDVSVGPGRGSAAGSAVAYCLGITNIDPIKYDLLFERFLNPDRVSMPDIDIDFDDEGRGRVMDYVINKYGQNQVAQIITYGKMATKSAIRDTARVLDLPLFEADRIAKLIPGMMPSKWNLARFISESEEEVKKALRSDEFDNVKELIAIANEDDLAGETIQQAKILEGSMRNTGIHACGVIITPSDITNYVPVTTAKDSDLYVTQFDNSVAESAGLLKMDFLGLKTLTLIKDTVKLVKYRNGIDLDPDTFPIDDVETYALFQRGETVGIFQYESPGMQKYMKDLKPTVFGDLIAMNALYRPGPLEYIPSFVRRKNGEEEIKYDLDACEEYLGETYGITVYQEQVMLLSQSLADFTKGEADVLRKAMGKKQKDVLDKMKPKFVEQAAKKGHDAKVLEKIWKDWEAFASYAFNKSHSTCYAWIAYQTAYLKAHYPAEYMAAVLSNNMNDIKQVSFFMEECKRMGLQVLGPDVNESYYKFTVNDEYAVRFGMGAIKGVGSGAVATIVENRKDGKYKSIFDLAKRIDLRAANKKAIENLALAGGFDSFEGTTRAQYFHDDGDGITFYEKAMRYGSKFQENENSSQVSLFGEASEVQIAEPVVPPCEDWSTMEKLAKEKEVVGIYISGHPLDDFRYEMKYFCNARLEALKSMNEYVGKNLNFAGIINNVQHRVAKNGKGWAVFNLEGYDESYEFKIFGEEYLKFRHFLIQNNFAFLKILIKDGWVNHDTGKKSDPRMQFVEIRQLQDILEAFAKKLILLLNIKDLQEEFIHRLSQLFNENKGDNSVTFEIMELEKIKRLVEVETPTDFEESDDAVFVDEAEEGDTPLEETKIQEVNEVEEIKVVTKLTMPSRRLKIKISTELLHELEKMQINFKLN; this is encoded by the coding sequence ATGTATTTAATATTCGATACCGAAACAACCGGATTACCAAAACGTTGGGATGCCCCAATTACTGATTCTGATAACTGGCCTCGCTGTATTCAGATCGCTTGGCAGCTTCATGATGAAATGGGACAGCTTATTGAGCATCAGGATTATTTGGTAAAACCAGAAGGATTTAATATTCCGTATGATGCCGAGCGTATTCACGGTATTTCGACTGAATTGGCTGAAGCCGATGGAATCTCGCTGGCCGAAGTTTTAGAGAAATTCAATATCGCTTTAAGCAAAACCAAATTTATCGTTGGTCAGAATTTAGGTTTCGACGTTAATATTATGGGAGCCGAATTTCATAGAATGGGAGTAGAGTCTCAAATGAGTTCAATGCCGGTTCTGGATACTTGTACTGAAGTTACGGCTTCATTATTACAGCTTCCTGGAGGTCGTGGAGGAAAATTCAAACTTCCAACCCTGACCGAATTACACAGCTATCTTTTCGATAAACCTTTCGCGGAAGCGCACAACGCAACTGCCGATGTTGAGGCAACTACGCGTTGTTTCCTTGAATTGGTTAGAAGAGAAGTTTTTACAAAAGAAGAATTAGACGTTCCAAAGGATTATTTTAGAGAATTTCAAGATCGAAATCCACAGGAATTTAAACTGATTGGTTTAAAGCACATTAATTTAAAAGCAGCTTCTGATAAAATCAGAGAGCAATTAAAAGCTTTAGAATCTGATGGCAAAGAAACTACGGTTTCACACGCAGACAGAGAAGATTTTAAAGCTGCAAAATATGCGCATTTACACAATCATACGCAGTTTTCGGTTCTTCAATCGACTATAGGTATTGGGAATATTGTTGCGGCTACAGCCAAAAACGGAATGCCTGCTGTCGCAATGACTGATACCGGAAATATGATGGGAGCTTTTCATTTTGTGAGCGCCGTTATGAACCATAATAAAGCTGCATCAGGAAAAAATAAAGCTTTGGTTGAAGCTGGAGAAGAGCCAACAGAAACTGAAATGAAACCTATTGTGGGTTGCGAATTCAATGTTTGCGACAATCACTTGGATAAAAGCAAAAAAGACAACGGAAATCAGGTTGTATTGTTAGCCAAAAATAAAAATGGTTATCACAATTTGGCAAAAATGTCTTCGATTGCTTTTACAAATGGGTTTTATTATGTTCCGAGAATTGATCGTAAAATTATCGAACAATATAAAGAAGATATCATGGTTTTGTCCGGGAATTTATACGGAGAAATTCCGAGTAAAATTCTGAACATTGGTGAAAACCAAGCAGAAGAAGCGTTGGTTTGGTGGAAAGAACAATTTGGAGATGATTTTTATCTGGAGATTATGCGACATAATCAGGAAGATGAAAATCGTGTAAATAAAACCCTGATTGAGTTTTCTAAAAAGCACGATGTCAAATTAATTGCGACAAATAATACCTATTATTTAAATAAAGAAGATGCCAATGCACACGATATTTTATTGTGTGTAAAAGATGGTGAAAAGCAGGCGACACCAATTGGTCGTGGTCGCGGATATCGTTACGGATTACCAAATCAGGAATACTATTACAAGTCAGGGGATGAGATGAAAAAACTCTTTGCTGATTTACCTGATTCGATTATTAATATTCAGGAAATAGTAGATAAGGTCGAAATTTATTCGCTTTATCGTGATGTATTACTTCCTAAGTTTGATATTCCTGAAGAGTTTGTAGTTGTTGAAGATGAGGCTGATGGCGGAGTTCGTGGTGAAAATAAATATTTGCGACACCTTACGATGGTTGGTGCAAAAAAACGATATGGAGAGATTACTGAATCTATTCAGGAGCGTTTAGATTTTGAGTTATTAACGATTTCCAATTCAGGATATCCGGGTTATTTCTTAATTGTTCAGGATTTCATCGCCGAAGCCCGAAATATGGACGTTTCGGTTGGACCCGGGCGTGGATCTGCAGCTGGATCTGCGGTTGCGTATTGCCTCGGAATTACGAATATTGACCCGATTAAGTACGATTTGCTTTTTGAGCGTTTCCTAAATCCTGACCGTGTATCGATGCCCGATATTGATATTGACTTTGATGATGAGGGTCGTGGTCGTGTTATGGATTACGTAATCAATAAATATGGACAAAATCAGGTGGCGCAGATTATCACTTATGGTAAAATGGCAACCAAATCAGCAATTCGTGATACGGCTCGTGTATTAGATTTGCCGTTGTTTGAAGCCGATAGAATTGCAAAACTGATTCCGGGAATGATGCCGTCAAAATGGAATTTGGCGCGTTTTATTTCTGAAAGCGAAGAGGAAGTCAAAAAAGCACTTCGTTCTGACGAATTTGATAATGTAAAAGAATTAATCGCGATTGCCAATGAAGATGATTTGGCAGGAGAAACCATTCAGCAGGCAAAAATCCTTGAAGGATCGATGCGAAATACCGGAATTCACGCCTGTGGTGTAATTATTACGCCATCGGATATTACGAATTATGTTCCCGTTACCACTGCAAAAGATTCTGATTTATATGTAACACAGTTTGATAACTCGGTTGCAGAAAGTGCCGGATTGCTGAAGATGGACTTCTTGGGTCTGAAGACCCTTACGTTGATAAAAGACACCGTTAAACTGGTAAAATATAGAAACGGAATTGATTTGGATCCCGATACATTCCCGATCGATGATGTTGAAACGTATGCACTTTTCCAGAGAGGAGAAACAGTTGGAATCTTCCAATATGAGTCACCCGGAATGCAGAAATACATGAAAGATCTGAAACCAACGGTTTTTGGAGATTTAATTGCGATGAACGCCTTGTATCGTCCGGGACCTTTGGAGTATATTCCGTCTTTCGTAAGAAGAAAAAATGGTGAAGAGGAAATTAAATACGATTTAGATGCCTGTGAGGAATATTTAGGAGAAACCTACGGAATTACCGTTTACCAAGAGCAGGTAATGCTTTTGTCACAATCGCTGGCTGACTTTACAAAAGGTGAGGCCGACGTTTTGCGTAAGGCGATGGGTAAGAAACAAAAAGATGTACTGGATAAAATGAAACCTAAATTTGTCGAACAAGCGGCAAAAAAAGGTCATGATGCAAAAGTTTTAGAGAAAATCTGGAAAGACTGGGAAGCATTTGCGAGTTACGCCTTCAACAAATCGCACTCGACTTGTTATGCCTGGATCGCTTATCAAACGGCATATTTAAAAGCGCATTATCCGGCAGAATATATGGCGGCGGTTCTTTCGAATAATATGAACGATATCAAGCAGGTTTCGTTTTTTATGGAAGAATGTAAACGTATGGGATTACAGGTTTTAGGGCCAGATGTAAATGAGTCGTATTATAAGTTCACCGTAAATGATGAATACGCAGTCCGTTTTGGAATGGGAGCGATTAAAGGGGTAGGTTCCGGAGCAGTTGCAACAATTGTAGAAAACAGAAAAGACGGTAAATATAAATCGATTTTTGACCTGGCGAAACGTATCGATTTGCGTGCGGCCAATAAAAAAGCAATCGAAAATCTGGCTCTTGCAGGAGGTTTTGATTCGTTTGAAGGAACAACCAGAGCACAATATTTTCATGACGATGGTGACGGAATTACATTTTATGAAAAAGCGATGCGTTACGGATCGAAGTTTCAGGAAAATGAAAATTCATCGCAAGTAAGTTTGTTTGGAGAAGCGAGCGAAGTACAAATTGCCGAACCAGTTGTGCCTCCTTGTGAAGACTGGAGCACAATGGAAAAACTGGCAAAAGAGAAAGAAGTTGTCGGGATTTATATTTCCGGACATCCTTTGGATGATTTTAGATATGAGATGAAATACTTTTGCAATGCTCGATTAGAGGCCTTGAAAAGTATGAATGAATATGTAGGTAAAAATCTAAACTTTGCCGGAATCATTAATAACGTGCAGCATCGTGTGGCAAAAAACGGAAAAGGCTGGGCGGTATTTAATTTAGAAGGATATGATGAAAGTTATGAGTTTAAGATTTTTGGTGAAGAATACTTAAAGTTCCGCCATTTCCTGATTCAGAACAACTTTGCTTTTCTAAAAATTTTAATAAAAGATGGTTGGGTAAATCACGATACAGGTAAAAAATCTGATCCAAGAATGCAGTTTGTAGAGATAAGACAGTTGCAGGATATTCTGGAAGCTTTTGCTAAAAAGTTAATTTTATTACTGAATATTAAAGATTTACAAGAGGAGTTTATTCATAGACTGAGTCAATTATTTAATGAGAATAAAGGAGATAATTCTGTGACTTTTGAAATCATGGAGTTAGAAAAGATTAAACGTCTGGTTGAGGTCGAAACGCCAACTGATTTTGAAGAAAGCGATGATGCAGTTTTTGTAGATGAAGCCGAAGAAGGAGATACTCCACTTGAAGAAACTAAGATTCAGGAAGTAAACGAGGTCGAAGAAATAAAAGTGGTGACCAAATTAACCATGCCAAGCCGTAGGTTAAAAATTAAAATTTCAACCGAGTTATTGCATGAACTTGAAAAAATGCAGATTAATTTTAAACTAAATTAG
- a CDS encoding outer membrane beta-barrel protein encodes MKKNLFLLGLLVCSMATMAQTEKADKPETWYFKMGASYFNQTASTEFPVVGGQLPNRDVYAGTLANNKLVSRESVTGSFGQGFRSGITAGYRFSARLGVELGANYYVSNEKTMAQTTNRLASYNPQTTVATYVDFTARGEIKAFDLAPAIVMFLGEAHGFEPYTKVGVIVPIHGTLDIKTDRTYTSFVGANQVAATNAYSKDVVKPNATIGFMAALGTSYKLGKHISAFAELEYRNFTVHGKTKETTIYTENGVDKLNTTTNFRAGTTASNHTNYQNHLDVNSNNALTNPNGVDQTKPMDELSSYVGISGLGLTLGLKYSL; translated from the coding sequence ATGAAAAAAAACCTATTTTTATTAGGATTATTAGTTTGCTCTATGGCCACAATGGCGCAAACGGAAAAAGCAGATAAACCAGAAACTTGGTATTTTAAAATGGGAGCATCTTACTTTAACCAAACTGCTTCAACAGAATTTCCTGTTGTTGGAGGTCAATTGCCAAATAGAGATGTTTATGCAGGTACTTTAGCTAACAATAAATTAGTTTCAAGAGAAAGTGTTACAGGTTCTTTTGGACAAGGTTTCAGATCAGGAATTACTGCAGGTTATCGTTTTTCGGCTCGTTTAGGAGTTGAGTTAGGAGCTAACTACTATGTAAGTAATGAAAAAACAATGGCTCAAACTACAAATAGACTTGCATCTTATAACCCACAGACAACTGTTGCGACTTATGTAGATTTTACAGCTCGTGGAGAAATTAAAGCTTTTGATTTAGCTCCTGCAATTGTAATGTTCTTAGGAGAAGCTCATGGTTTTGAACCATATACAAAAGTTGGAGTTATTGTTCCAATTCACGGTACATTAGATATAAAAACAGATAGAACTTATACTTCTTTTGTAGGCGCTAATCAAGTTGCGGCAACAAATGCTTATTCAAAAGATGTTGTAAAACCTAACGCAACAATTGGTTTTATGGCAGCTTTAGGAACATCTTATAAATTAGGAAAACATATTTCGGCTTTTGCTGAATTAGAATACCGTAACTTTACTGTACACGGAAAAACTAAAGAAACTACAATTTATACTGAAAATGGTGTAGATAAATTAAATACTACAACAAATTTTAGAGCTGGTACAACAGCTTCAAATCATACAAATTATCAAAATCATTTAGATGTTAATTCTAATAACGCTTTAACTAATCCAAATGGAGTTGATCAAACTAAACCAATGGATGAGTTAAGTTCTTACGTTGGAATTTCAGGTTTAGGTTTGACTTTAGGTCTTAAATACAGCCTATAA
- a CDS encoding Gfo/Idh/MocA family oxidoreductase: MKIVKWGIIGCGNVTEVKSGPAFQKTPNSELVAVMRRDATLAEDYAKRHNVPKWYSNAVDLINDPEVDAVYIATPPSSHKEYTILCAKAGKPVYVEKPMALNFEECNEMISVCKEHNVPLFVAYYRRSLPRFLKIKELIDQNKIGTVRHVNCVLYHPFEQRYDDEINLPWTVLPHISGGGIFVDLACHTLDFLDFVFGPIKSVRGHASSQLQAYPAEDSVSMSFLFENGIHGAGLWNFTSFKRYDNTDIVGDKGKISFSTFGNDPIHIEYLNGEKESITIENPLHIQQPLIETVVAEILGKEGANPSKGTSAARTTWVIDEVLKEFRDSK; encoded by the coding sequence ATGAAAATTGTAAAATGGGGAATTATAGGATGCGGGAATGTAACGGAAGTTAAAAGCGGGCCTGCTTTTCAGAAAACACCCAATTCAGAATTAGTTGCTGTGATGCGAAGAGATGCAACACTTGCCGAAGATTATGCTAAACGACATAACGTTCCTAAATGGTACTCAAACGCTGTTGATTTAATCAATGATCCTGAAGTTGATGCTGTTTATATTGCAACTCCTCCATCTTCTCATAAAGAATATACTATTTTGTGCGCCAAAGCCGGAAAACCTGTTTATGTAGAAAAACCAATGGCGCTAAATTTTGAAGAATGCAACGAAATGATCAGCGTTTGTAAAGAACATAATGTACCGTTATTTGTAGCATATTACAGAAGAAGTTTACCTCGCTTTTTAAAAATAAAAGAACTAATCGATCAGAATAAAATTGGAACTGTAAGGCATGTAAATTGTGTTTTATATCATCCGTTTGAACAACGTTATGACGACGAAATCAATCTTCCCTGGACGGTTTTACCACACATTTCTGGTGGCGGAATATTTGTTGATCTGGCTTGCCATACTTTAGATTTTCTTGATTTTGTCTTTGGACCAATAAAATCTGTTCGAGGACATGCAAGTTCGCAACTTCAAGCGTATCCTGCCGAAGATTCTGTTTCAATGTCGTTTTTATTCGAAAACGGAATTCATGGAGCCGGTTTGTGGAATTTTACCAGTTTTAAACGTTATGACAATACTGATATTGTTGGCGATAAGGGAAAAATCTCTTTCTCTACTTTCGGAAATGATCCAATTCATATTGAATATTTAAATGGCGAAAAAGAAAGTATTACAATCGAAAATCCACTTCATATTCAGCAACCTCTTATTGAAACTGTTGTTGCAGAAATCCTAGGCAAAGAAGGTGCTAATCCTTCAAAAGGAACTTCGGCAGCAAGAACAACCTGGGTTATTGATGAAGTTTTAAAGGAGTTTAGGGATTCTAAATAA
- a CDS encoding prolyl oligopeptidase family serine peptidase, with translation MKKTFLIMAITTAGISFAQNKIQYPQTKKGETVDVYFDTKVNDPYRWLEDDKSAETGAWVKAQNEVTYGYLDKIPFREELKKRMEKLWNYEKIGAPSIEGKFAYYSKNNGLQNQSVVYRKGQDGKEEVFLDPNTFSKDGTTSLGGLDFSKDGSKAAYAISEGGSDWRKVIIIDALSKKVLEDTLVDVKFSGVSWHGNEGFYYSSYDKPKGSELSAKTDQHKLYFHKLGTSQKEDKVIFGADQKRRYVGGSVTEDDRFLVITAANSTYGNELYIKDLTIPNSPIITIVDNFNSSNSIIENEGNKLFIETDLNAPNSRVVSVDVNNPKPENWKDFIAETQNILSPSTGGGYFFANYTKDAVSFVQQYDYSGKLVREIKLPAVGTAGGFGGKKHDKTLYYSFTNYTTPGTIYSLEPKSGKSEVYQKPKVDFKSEDYESKQVFYTSKDGTKIPMIITYKKGLKLNGKNPTILYGYGGFNISLTPSFSIANAVWMENGGVYAVANLRGGGEYGKKWHDAGTKLQKQNVFNDFIAAGEYLIAQKYTSSDFLAIRGGSNGGLLVGATMTQRPDLMKVALPAVGVMDMLRYHTFTAGAGWAYDYGTAQDNKEMFEYLKGYSPVQNVKKDVQYPATMVTTGDHDDRVVPAHSFKFAAELQDKQTGSNPVLIRIDVKAGHGAGKSVAATIQENVDIQAFTLYNMGFKALPKK, from the coding sequence ATGAAAAAAACCTTTCTAATAATGGCTATTACAACCGCAGGAATTTCATTTGCACAAAATAAAATCCAATATCCCCAAACTAAAAAAGGAGAAACTGTTGACGTTTATTTTGATACCAAAGTAAATGATCCGTACCGTTGGCTTGAAGACGATAAATCTGCTGAAACGGGAGCTTGGGTAAAAGCTCAAAACGAAGTTACTTATGGCTATTTAGATAAGATCCCTTTCCGTGAAGAATTAAAAAAACGCATGGAAAAATTGTGGAACTACGAAAAAATAGGTGCTCCGTCTATAGAAGGGAAATTTGCTTATTATTCAAAAAATAACGGGCTTCAAAATCAATCTGTTGTTTACAGAAAAGGACAAGATGGCAAAGAAGAGGTTTTCCTGGATCCGAACACGTTTTCTAAAGACGGAACTACTTCTCTTGGGGGATTAGATTTTTCTAAAGACGGATCAAAAGCAGCTTATGCAATTTCTGAAGGCGGAAGCGATTGGAGAAAAGTAATCATTATTGATGCATTGTCTAAAAAAGTTTTAGAAGATACTTTGGTCGATGTAAAATTTAGCGGTGTTTCATGGCACGGCAACGAAGGCTTTTACTATTCTAGTTACGACAAACCAAAAGGAAGCGAGCTATCTGCAAAAACAGATCAGCACAAATTGTATTTTCATAAATTAGGAACTTCTCAAAAAGAGGACAAAGTTATCTTTGGCGCAGATCAAAAACGTAGATATGTTGGCGGTTCTGTTACAGAAGACGATCGTTTTTTAGTGATCACTGCAGCGAATTCAACTTACGGAAACGAATTATACATCAAAGACTTAACCATTCCTAATAGTCCTATTATCACCATTGTAGACAACTTTAACAGCTCAAATTCGATCATTGAAAATGAAGGAAATAAATTGTTTATCGAAACAGATTTAAACGCACCTAACAGCCGTGTTGTTTCTGTTGATGTAAACAATCCGAAACCTGAAAACTGGAAAGATTTTATTGCTGAAACTCAAAACATTTTATCACCTTCGACCGGTGGTGGTTATTTCTTTGCAAATTATACTAAAGATGCCGTTTCGTTTGTACAGCAATATGATTATAGCGGAAAATTAGTTCGTGAAATCAAACTTCCGGCAGTAGGAACTGCAGGCGGATTTGGCGGAAAAAAACATGACAAAACATTGTACTACAGTTTTACTAATTATACTACTCCGGGAACAATTTATTCTCTGGAACCAAAATCCGGTAAATCTGAAGTATATCAAAAACCTAAAGTTGATTTTAAAAGTGAAGATTACGAATCTAAACAAGTATTCTACACTTCTAAGGATGGAACTAAAATCCCTATGATTATTACTTATAAAAAAGGATTAAAATTAAACGGGAAAAACCCAACTATTCTTTACGGTTACGGCGGATTCAACATTAGCCTGACGCCAAGTTTTAGCATTGCAAACGCTGTTTGGATGGAAAATGGCGGAGTTTATGCTGTTGCCAATTTAAGAGGCGGTGGTGAATATGGTAAAAAATGGCACGATGCCGGAACTAAATTGCAGAAACAAAATGTATTTAACGATTTTATTGCGGCTGGCGAATATTTAATTGCTCAAAAATATACTTCATCAGATTTCTTAGCGATTCGAGGAGGTTCTAACGGAGGTTTATTAGTTGGAGCTACAATGACACAACGTCCTGATTTAATGAAAGTAGCATTACCAGCTGTTGGTGTAATGGATATGTTGCGTTATCATACTTTTACCGCTGGTGCGGGTTGGGCTTATGATTACGGAACTGCTCAGGATAACAAAGAAATGTTTGAATACCTTAAAGGATATTCTCCGGTTCAAAATGTTAAAAAAGACGTTCAATATCCTGCAACTATGGTTACAACAGGAGATCATGATGATCGTGTTGTTCCTGCACACAGTTTTAAATTTGCTGCTGAATTGCAAGACAAACAAACCGGCAGTAATCCTGTTTTAATTCGTATTGATGTAAAAGCAGGTCATGGAGCAGGAAAATCTGTTGCGGCAACGATTCAGGAAAACGTAGACATACAAGCATTCACACTTTACAATATGGGATTTAAAGCTTTGCCTAAAAAGTAA